From a region of the Labrus mixtus chromosome 5, fLabMix1.1, whole genome shotgun sequence genome:
- the LOC132973737 gene encoding uncharacterized protein LOC132973737 isoform X1, with the protein MACSTESARDHVRLVRRHLVRELKNLGVSVIVENLNEHGVFCDEEVSNIKAERTDYDKSRTILDKVIKRGEAACYKLLQVIDMMCRRTSGRISSLSEEMTEAGTKEFDLHSWISSFPFREDTEMDINYSQGLRSCHRYKAKLKSKAQDRSKEFWMRNKNLFGEVCRPDLSYSSLVLDTQGRVSSSKIKKGKRKTGKMSRPKKLKTYIPEDRQEISPSDLLKTNKNILLVGKPGIGKTALSHEILKLWAERDSRELEYMFYFDMRGTSLVRDGMSLEELLFSAYSEPDEDKEEVFQDIKKYSDNVTVVFDGITDLSSSVVRRIVEKDLLPNAKVIITCRPDDEDLFSGDFDRVEVKGFSEQTVKKYFSAMLGMEQKKVFSNLELLTLCHVPMYALMVAVCFLYETPEDSPQPCSMTEIYINIVRFCLQTSSNNKHKNLNTLIKEKSADLLTLAEAAFHATEEKTVSLTDLHCEDSCVLSFLKSLVIKVAPIETITTYAFLHYTMQEFFAAMWLLKNPDKIKEVFQQCLTEERKHMKHMIPFMCRLLTMKSPSLMEHLIPAQELKKTSNWFFKEMISTLFSGQCMEEEAHNDDTGLDVGILFLCQCLFESQCPDACTSFLETLEYQLDLSGESLDSYLCCAVAYVVSQSKERKIQLNLEDVSVSAQGMRCLYGCLFNVQWCDPLPKQLWEIVLLSEEKLIDLSLLGLDGNQLHLPVRGKKQLFERAASVIQNNPMKINVCLHWDNRATTACQSLCGSLLEALSDVRSLSFRMTHQDPEQEDQEPDHGTLERKKKKLLLDLCLQAALDKEESFHHVVSQLVSLFSVDKHLHNFFVDLYQHVKSEGCLSVIPKLGQLFESAADVWSINLSEINTSILLEVLRLRPEKTPVELTGCPDEESEVRSFLQCLPHISQLSFSYWFERGVELCGRLFCAAAEREQQTGENTLQLLSSLCTYETFPISGRSIYHDVKEYQCLFLLDLYSHMKYYETKTGLRVLPSVQAFFLSAPDVWYIDLSKRKTSILLEVLRLRPEKTPVKLTGCPDEESEVRSFLQCLPHISQLSFSYWFERGVELCGRLFCAAAEREQQTGENTLQLLSSLCTYKTFPISGRSIYDDVKKYQCSFLLDLYSHMKYYETKTGLRVLPSVQSVFLSAPDVWYIDLSERKTSILLEVLRLRPEKTPVKLTGCPDEESEVRSFLQCLPHISQLSFSYWFERGVELCGRLFCAAAEREQQTGENTLQLLSSLCTYKTFPISGRSIYDDVKKYQCLFLLDLCSHMKYYETKTGLRVLPSVQSVFLSAPDVWYIDLSKRKTSILLEVLRLRPEKTPVKLTGCPDEESEVRSFLQCLPHISKLSCSQPEFFQLVCTSVSVRSRDEAETLVALLRLLGFTLQLTGKLHSKTCKSVGRVLGLCGSRVDLILTPRMMSVRGASLLFRHTKKLHSLRLSNSITLLLSGWVRRQRVPCLTVTEQLSLASQSDRPSEKVLLRVVSSLASLLRYWTVRQLDLTESWIPAQCLFSLLSHDGPLTIKLHEKTSRQLLDLLYETQDNDLTLAFLRKVNGDLTPFCLNWELLQHLLQQSSQMITVNMRKNSFLQKSIARLLPFLDRIVFVRTCPSFVLTSLREIYTTRASSVVPSFLRSFDHVINLTCREMDSEDCAALLFTLKHSDGVKLNLLWTSIPTVGIKSILCTLDKVSQLSVDRNLLLKFIHCCAASDDQQRAAVSLLRTLQHRLDLSCSSCVELSEEGQSETFRLTVADCSAVSTILRRSSQDTELHLQDCDVEDSGLDLLFPVLDRVRLRFGAEWGPQNEQDNSLSLCCSCQFTNSLPFTLILLFRFNKVVLLQLVSLVPSINELDSMRRAGSLCKALGGELDLSHTVLDQKACGALAWMLDYSEGLTELDLSHCQLTDQLLLTIKEHLHKVQVLDLSHNKISDASTSTLLELISNNPSIETVRLFRNNIVNQTPFKKTKKFEIW; encoded by the exons ATGGCTTGTTCAACAGAGTCTGCCCGAGATCACGTCAGGCTTGTCAGACGCCACCTTGTGAGAGAATTAAAGAATCTCGGGGTCTCTGTGATTGTGGAGAACTTAAATGAGCATGGAGTTTTCTGTGATGAAGAGGTCAGTAACATAAAGGCAGAAAGGACTGACTATGACAAATCAAGAACAATACTGGACAAAGTCATTAAGAGGGGGGAAGCAGCCTGCTACAAGCTCCTTCAGGTTATTGACATGATGTGTAGGAGGACCTCTGGAAGGATATCTTCTCTCTCTGAGGAAATGACTGAAGCTGGGACTAAAGAGTTTGACCTGCACTCCTGGATCAGCAGCTTTCCTTTCAGGGAAGACACAGAAATGGATATAAACTATTCACAAG gCCTGAGATCATGCCACAGATATAAAGCAAAGTTAAAGTCAAAAGCACAAGACAGATCAAAGGAATTTTGGATGagaaacaaaaatctgtttggAGAAGTCTGCAGGCCTGATCTGTCATACAGTTCACTTGTATTAGACACACAAGGAAGAGTTTCTTCATCCAAAATAAAGAAAGGTAAGAGGAAAACGGGCAAAATGAGTCGCCCCAAAAAGCTCAAGACATACATCCCAGAGGACAGACAAGAAATCTCTCCCAGTGACctgctgaaaacaaataaaaacatcctcCTTGTTGGGAAGCCTGGAATTGGAAAGACAGCACTGAGTCATGAAATTTTAAAACTCTGGGCAGAAAGAGACAGCAGGGAGCTTGAATACATGTTTTACTTTGACATGAGGGGAACATCTCTCGTCAGAGATGGGATGAGCTTGGAGGAACTTCTTTTCAGTGCATACAGTGAACCAgatgaagacaaagaagaagtctttcaggacataaagaagtaTTCTGACAACGTTACAGTTGTTTTTGATGGAATCACAGATCTCTCTTCTTCAGTGGTGCGTAGAATTGTAGAGAAGGACCTCCTTCCTAATGCCAAGGTCATCATAACCTGCAGACCAGATGACGAAGACTTATTTTCTGGTGACTTTGACAGAGTGGAAGTGAAAGGCTTCAGTGAGCAGACCGTTAAAAAATACTTCTCTGCGATGCTTGGCATGGAACAGAAGAAGGTTTTCAGCAACCTGGAGTTGTTAACTCTTTGCCATGTCCCGATGTATGCACTGATGGTGGCAGTCTGTTTTTTATATGAGACACCAGAAGACTCACCACAGCCATGCAGTATGACTGAAATATACATCAACATTGTTCGTTTTTGTCTTCAaacaagcagcaacaacaaacataaaaatcTCAATACCTTAATCAAGGAGAAGAGTGCAGATCTACTGACGTTGGCGGAGGCTGCTTTTCATGCAACTGAAGAAAAAACTGTGAGCTTGACCGACCTGCACTGTGAAGACAGCTGTGTCCTTTCCTTCCTGAAATCACTTGTTATCAAAGTGGCTCCCATTGAGACAATAACAACGTACGCTTTTCTCCATTACACAATGCAGGAGTTTTTTGCAGCAATGTGGCTCTTGAAGAATCCAGATAAGATTAAGGAGGTTTTTCAGCAATGCCTCACGGAGGAGAGGAAGCACATGAAACATATGATCCCTTTCATGTGTAGATTGTTGACTATGAAGAGCCCAAGTTTGATGGAGCATCTGATTCCAGCTCAGGAGTTAAAAAAGACATCTAACTGGTTCTTTAAGGAAATGATAAGCACACTTTTCTCTGGTCAGTGTATGGAGGAAGAGGCTCATAATGATGATACTGGGCTTGATGTGGGCATACTGTTCTTATGCCAATGCTTGTTTGAGTCGCAGTGTCCTGACGCATGCACCAGCTTTCTGGAAACACTGGAGTACCAACTTGATCTCAGCGGTGAGAGTCTTGATTCCTATCTTTGCTGTGCTGTGGCCTATGTGGTCTCTCAGTCAAAGGAGAGGAAAATACAGCTGAACCTTGAAGATGTTTCTGTATCAGCACAAGGAATGAGATGTCTGTATGGATGCCTTTTCAATGTCCAATG gTGTGACCCTCTGCCTAAACAGCTGTGGGAAATTGTTCTTCTAAGTGAAGAAAAGTTGATTGACCTCAGTTTACTCGGCCTTGATGGAAATCAGTTACACCTTCCAGTTCGGGgtaaaaaacagctgtttgaaaGAGCAGCGTCTGTCATACAGAATAATCCCATGAAGATAAATGTCTGCCTTCACTGGGACAATAGAGCAACTACTGCCTGTCAAAGTCTGTGTGGGTCCCTCCTGGAGGCTTTGTCGGACGTCAGGTCACTCAG CTTCAGGATGACCCACCAAGATCCAGAACAAGAAGACCAGGAGCCAGACCATGGGACCCtcgagagaaagaaaaagaagctgttaCTGGATTTATGCCTGCAAGCAGCACTTGACAAAGAAGAGAGCTTTCACCATGTTGTGTCTCAGCTcgtctctttgttttctgttgacaAACACTTGCATAacttttttgttgatttgtatCAACACGTCAAGAGTGAAGGGTGTTTAAGTGTTATTCCAAAACTGGGTCAACTTTTTGAGTCAGCTGCTGATGTCTGGTCCATAAACCTGTCAGAGATCAACACCTCCATCCTCCTGGAAGTGCTGAGACTCCGTCCAGAGAAGACTCCAGTGGAGCTGACGGGCTGTCCAGATGAAGAGAGTGAAGTGAGGAGCTTCCTTCAGTGTCTGCCTCATATCTCACAGCTCAG tttctctTACTGGTTTGAAAGAGGAGTCGAGTTGTGTGGACGTCTgttctgtgcagcagcagagagagaacagcAGACAGGAGAGAACACACTGCAGCTGTTATCATCACTGTGCACATATGAAACATTTCCTATTAGTGGCAGATCCATTTATCATGACGTCAAGGAATATCAGTGTTTGTTCCTTCTGGATCTGTACTCCCACATGAAGTACTATGAGACTAAAACAGGCTTGAGAGTTCTTCCATCAGTACAGGCTTTTTTCCTGTCAGCTCCTGATGTCTGGTACATTGACCTCTCAAAGAGAAAGACCTCCATCCTCCTGGAAGTGCTGAGACTCCGTCCAGAGAAGACTCCAGTGAAGCTGACGGGCTGTCCAGATGAAGAGAGTGAAGTGAGGAGCTTCCTTCAGTGTCTGCCTCATATCTCACAGCTCAG tttctctTACTGGTTTGAAAGAGGAGTCGAGTTGTGTGGACGTCTgttctgtgcagcagcagagagagaacagcAGACAGGAGAGAACACACTGCAGCTGTTATCATCACTGTgcacatataaaacatttccTATTAGTGGCAGATCCATTTATGATGACGTCAAGAAATATCAGTGTTCGTTCCTTCTGGATCTGTACTCCCACATGAAGTACTATGAGACTAAAACAGGCTTGAGAGTTCTTCCATCAGTACAGTCAGTTTTCCTGTCAGCTCCTGATGTCTGGTACATTGACCTCTCAGAGAGAAAGACCTCCATCCTCCTGGAAGTGCTGAGACTCCGTCCAGAGAAGACTCCAGTGAAGCTGACGGGCTGTCCAGATGAAGAGAGTGAAGTGAGGAGCTTCCTTCAGTGTCTGCCTCATATCTCACAGCTCAG tttctctTACTGGTTTGAAAGAGGAGTCGAGTTGTGTGGACGTCTgttctgtgcagcagcagagagagaacagcAGACAGGAGAGAACACACTGCAGCTGTTATCATCACTGTgcacatataaaacatttccTATTAGTGGCAGATCCATTTATGATGACGTCAAGAAATATCAGTGTTTGTTCCTTCTGGATCTGTGCTCCCACATGAAGTACTATGAGACTAAAACAGGCTTGAGAGTTCTTCCATCAGTACAGTCAGTTTTCCTGTCAGCTCCTGATGTCTGGTACATTGACCTCTCAAAGAGAAAGACCTCCATCCTCCTGGAAGTGCTGAGACTCCGTCCAGAGAAGACTCCAGTGAAGCTGACGGGCTGTCCAGATGAAGAGAGTGAAGTGAGGAGCTTCCTTCAGTGTCTGCCTCATATCTCAAAGCTCAG CTGCAGTCAGCCAGAGTTTTTCCAGCTTGTGTGCACATCGGTTTCTGTCAGATCCAGAGATGAGGCTGAGACGTTGGTTGCTCTGCTGCGGCTCCTGGGATTCACCCTTCAGTTAACAGGAAAGTTACACAGCAAAACCTGCAAGTCTGTGGGACGAGTTCTTGGACTTTGTGGTTCTCGTGTGGATCTCATCCTCACACCCAGAATGATGTCTGTCAGAGGAGCCTCACTCCTATTCAGACACACCAAAAAACTACACAGTCTGAG GCTTTCCAACAGCATCACCTTGCTTCTGTCTGGATGGGTAAGAAGACAGAGAGTGCCCTGTCTGACTGTTACTGAGCAGCTTTCTCTTGCCTCTCAGTCAGACCGACCTTCAGAGAAAGTGTTGTTGAGGGTTGTGAGTAGTTTGGCATCTCTGCTGCGATACTGGACAGTCAGACAGTTGGATCTAACTGAGTCCTGGATCCCTGCTCAGTGTCTCTTTTCACTGCTCTCTCATGATGGCCCTCTTACAATCAA GTTGCATGAGAAAACTTCCCGGCAGCTACTTGACCTCCTCTATGAAACTCAGGACAATGACTTGACCTTGGCCTTCTTGAGAAAGGTTAATGGAGACCTGACCCCCTTCTGTCTGAACTGGGAGCTTCTTCAACATCTTCTGCAGCAGTCGTCTCAGATGATTACTGTGAACATGAGGAAAAACAGCTTCCTACAAAAGAGCATCGCACGTCTGCTTCCCTTTCTGGACAGGATCGTATTTGtgag gacTTGTCCCAGCTTTGTGTTGACTTCCCTCAGAGAGATCTATACAACTCGTGCCAGTTCAGTTGTACCCAGTTTTCTGAGGTCATTTGATCACGTGATCAACCTGACCTGCCGAGAGATGGACTCAGAGGACTGTGCTGCTCTGCTCTTCACCCTCAAACACAGTGATGGAGTGAAACTGAACCTCCTGTGGACCTCCATACCAACGGTGGGAATCAAATCCATCCTCTGCACACTGGACAAAGTTTCTCAACTCAG TGTTGACAGGAATCTGCTGCTGAAGTTCATCCACTGCTGCGCTGCCTCTgatgaccagcagagggcagcagtcAGTCTGCTCAGGACTCTGCAGCACAGGTTAGATCTGTCCTGTTCCTCCTGTGTGGAGCTGTCAGAGGAAGGTCAGAGTGAGACTTTCAGACTGACGGTCGCTGACTGCAGCGCCGTCTCCACCATCCTGAGACGCAGCAGCCAGGACACAGAGCTCCATCTGCAGGACTGTGATGTGGAGGACAGTGGACTGGACCTGCTGTTTCCTGTCCTGGACAGAGTCCGCCTCAGGTTTGGGGCTGAGTGGGGACCACAAAATGAGCAAGACaacagtttgagtttgtgttgttcatGTCAGTTCACTAACAGCCTGCCCTTCACTCTGATTCTCCTGTTTAGATTCAATAAAGTTGTCCTGCTCCAGCTGGTGTCGCTGGTTCCTTCGATCAATGAGCTGGATTCAATGAGACGGGCGGGGTCCCTGTGTAAAGCCCTGGGTGGAGAGCTGGACCTCAGTCACACTGTACTGGATCAGAAGGCCTGTGGAGCTTTGGCCTGGATGCTGGACTACTCTGAAGGGCTGACAGAGCTGGACCTCAGTCACTGCCAGCTAACCGACCAGCTACTGCTCACAATCAAGGAACATCTGCACAAAGTACAAGTCCTCGA CCTGAGTCACAATAAGATCAGCGATGCTTCAACATCCACGTTGCTCGAACTGATCTCCAACAACCCGTCCATTGAAACCGTGCG ACTCTTCAGGAACAACATTGTAAACCAAACACCCTTTAAGAAAACCAAGAAGTTTGAGATCTGGTGA